A part of Dasypus novemcinctus isolate mDasNov1 chromosome 7, mDasNov1.1.hap2, whole genome shotgun sequence genomic DNA contains:
- the LOC101437693 gene encoding gamma-crystallin E — protein MGKIIFYEDRGFQGRSYECSSDHSNLQPYVSRCNSVRVDSGCWMLYEQPDFSGGQYFLRRGEYPDYQQWMGLSDSVRSCRLIPHTSCHRIRIYEREDYRGQMVEITDDCASLQDRFHFNEIRSFHVLEGSWVLYEMPNYRGRQYLLSPGDYRRYRDWGAMGVRVGSLRRVLDFY, from the exons ATGGGAAAG ATCATCTTCTACGAGGACCGGGGCTTCCAGGGCCGCTCCTACGAGTGCAGCAGCGACCACTCCAACCTGCAGCCCTACGTGAGCCGCTGCAACTCGGTGCGGGTGGACAGCGGCTGCTGGATGCTCTACGAGCAGCCCGACTTCTCCGGCGGCCAGTACTTCCTGCGCCGCGGCGAGTACCCCgactaccagcagtggatgggcCTCAGCGATTCCGTCCGCTCCTGCCGCCTCATTCCCCAC ACCAGCTGCCACAGGATCCGCATCtatgagagagaggactacagagGCCAGATGGTAGAGATCACGGACGACTGTGCCTCTCTCCAGGACCGCTTCCACTTCAATGAGATCCGCTCCTTTCATGTGCTGGAAGGCTCCTGGGTCCTCTATGAGATGCCCAATTACCGGGGGCGGCAGTACCTGCTGAGCCCCGGGGACTACAGGCGGTACCGCGACTGGGGGGCCATGGGTGTCAGAGTGGGCTCTCTGAGGAGAGTCCTGGATTtctattga
- the LOC101438125 gene encoding gamma-crystallin C, with amino-acid sequence MGKITFYEERGFQGRSYECSSDCPNLQPYVSRCNSVRVDSGCWMLYERANYQGHQYFLRRGEYPDYQQWMGLSDSIRSCCLIPQAASHRLRLYERDNHKGLMMELSEDCPSIQDRFHLSEIHSFHVLEGCWVLYEMPSYCGRQYLLRPREYRRYHDWGAMDAKAGSLRRVVDLY; translated from the exons ATGGGAAAG ATCACCTTCTACGAGGAGCGGGGCTTCCAGGGCCGCAGCTACGAGTGCAGCAGCGACTGCCCCAACCTGCAGCCCTACGTGAGCCGCTGCAACTCGGTGCGTGTGGACAGCGGCTGCTGGATGCTCTACGAGCGCGCCAACTACCAGGGCCACCAGTACTTCCTGCGCCGCGGCGAGTACCCCgactaccagcagtggatgggcCTCAGCGACTCCATCCGCTCCTGCTGTCTCATTCCGCAG gcagcttcccacaggttGCGGCTGTACGAGAGAGACAACCACAAAGGCCTCATGATGGAGCTGAGCGAGGACTGCCCCAGCATCCAGGACCGCTTCCACCTCAGCGAGATCCACTCCTTCCACGTGCTGGAGGGCTGCTGGGTCCTCTACGAGATGCCCAGCTACTGCGGGCGCCAGTACCTGCTGAGGCCCCGTGAGTACAGGCGGTACCACGACTGGGGCGCCATGGATGCTAAGGCAGGCTCTTTGAGGAGAGTGGTGGATTTATACTAA